From Patescibacteria group bacterium, the proteins below share one genomic window:
- a CDS encoding GDP-mannose 4,6-dehydratase, with protein MRILVTGGAGFIGAHLCKDLLTKGHEVVCLDNFVTGKKENLGDLLKQNNFSLIIHDVCEPLPPVLGKVDLVYHLAAIASPWKYLEQKLFTLKTNIWGTYHALEYCRANGSALIFSSTSEVYGDPEEHPQKEEYWGHVNPIGPRACYDEGKRAAESMITNYQETYGMQCAIARIFNTFGPQMALDDGRPVINFISKALRSEPLPIHGDGLQTRSFCYVSDIMKGLQALAEKGIGKGPINIGNPDERTILSIAELVRAKVNPHAAFTHIPRVENDPQRRCPDITKAKTLLGWEPKVSFEEGVDRTIEWVKELIKNQA; from the coding sequence ATGCGTATTCTTGTTACAGGCGGTGCCGGTTTTATCGGCGCTCATCTCTGCAAAGATCTACTTACAAAAGGTCACGAAGTTGTGTGTCTTGATAATTTTGTGACCGGAAAAAAAGAGAATCTTGGGGATCTTCTGAAGCAGAACAATTTTTCTCTCATTATACATGATGTATGCGAACCCTTGCCTCCTGTACTTGGTAAAGTAGATCTTGTGTACCATCTCGCGGCCATTGCCTCTCCGTGGAAATACCTTGAACAGAAATTATTTACTTTGAAAACAAATATTTGGGGCACTTATCATGCGCTTGAGTATTGCCGCGCGAACGGAAGCGCTCTTATTTTTTCTTCCACCTCGGAAGTCTACGGCGATCCTGAAGAGCATCCTCAAAAAGAGGAATATTGGGGACACGTGAATCCCATTGGCCCGCGCGCCTGTTACGACGAAGGAAAGCGCGCGGCTGAATCGATGATTACTAATTACCAGGAAACGTATGGAATGCAGTGCGCGATAGCCCGGATATTCAACACCTTCGGACCCCAGATGGCGCTTGATGACGGCAGGCCGGTCATTAATTTTATCTCAAAAGCATTGAGAAGCGAACCATTGCCGATTCACGGCGACGGTCTGCAGACAAGGAGCTTCTGTTATGTGAGCGATATTATGAAAGGACTTCAGGCGCTCGCGGAGAAAGGAATAGGGAAAGGGCCGATAAATATCGGCAATCCCGATGAGCGCACCATTCTTTCCATCGCAGAATTAGTTCGCGCAAAAGTGAATCCTCACGCAGCCTTCACGCACATACCGCGCGTCGAAAACGACCCCCAGCGCAGATGCCCGGACATCACCAAAGCAAAGACCCTTCTCGGCTGGGAGCCAAAGGTAAGTTTTGAGGAAGGAGTGGATAGGACGATTGAGTGGGTGAAAGAATTAATTAAAAATCAAGCATAA
- a CDS encoding RNA polymerase sigma factor yields MQDASDSLIERIRQGDREALGEMYDTFAPSLYRYISFRIAHTQDREDILSSVFLRVFESIAKGKMITNIRAFLYQSTRNAIIDYYRESSRSSSVIIEWNEELLQDEQSLTPLLHSEQLIDTAIQNRIIAKELGNLKEEYRELLSLRYIEDLEIDEIAAIMQKSHIAVRVTLHRALKALKKLVESTISANK; encoded by the coding sequence ATGCAAGACGCATCAGATAGCCTAATTGAAAGGATACGGCAGGGCGACAGAGAGGCCTTAGGAGAAATGTACGACACATTTGCCCCTTCTCTTTATCGTTATATCTCCTTTCGCATTGCACATACACAGGATAGGGAAGATATATTGAGCAGTGTTTTTTTAAGGGTATTTGAATCCATTGCGAAAGGGAAAATGATAACGAACATCAGGGCGTTTCTTTATCAATCAACGCGGAATGCGATTATAGATTATTACCGGGAGTCATCACGCAGTTCTTCAGTTATCATAGAATGGAATGAAGAGTTATTGCAGGACGAACAGTCTCTTACGCCCCTTTTGCATTCGGAACAACTTATCGACACCGCTATCCAAAACAGAATCATAGCGAAAGAGCTTGGGAACTTGAAAGAAGAATATCGTGAACTACTTTCATTGCGATATATAGAAGATCTGGAAATAGATGAGATTGCGGCGATTATGCAGAAATCTCACATCGCGGTACGCGTTACGCTCCATAGGGCGCTCAAAGCGCTCAAGAAATTAGTAGAAAGTACTATAAGTGCTAATAAGTGA
- a CDS encoding GtrA family protein, translated as MLKFLDKMLTYAASLGGRAHLELELFLRYAIAGGMAAVADLIIVWSLVEYAHLHPFLAGAVSIFFGISINFSISRYWSFKSKGPLVKEFLTFLTVAAIGTAINYGTFVACIGLIHLWYMAAKVIAIVIAWAWNYTLNRRVTFKHFTFTTHRTLER; from the coding sequence ATGTTAAAATTTCTTGATAAAATGCTCACCTACGCGGCGTCGCTGGGCGGCCGTGCGCACCTGGAATTGGAACTTTTTTTGCGTTATGCAATCGCAGGAGGGATGGCGGCAGTGGCAGACCTTATAATTGTGTGGTCTTTAGTGGAATATGCTCATCTCCATCCATTTCTCGCGGGCGCGGTTTCGATTTTTTTTGGCATATCTATTAATTTCTCTATAAGCCGTTATTGGTCTTTCAAAAGCAAAGGCCCATTGGTAAAAGAATTTTTAACTTTCTTGACCGTAGCAGCCATCGGCACTGCCATCAACTATGGAACGTTCGTGGCATGCATTGGTTTGATTCATCTTTGGTATATGGCAGCAAAGGTTATTGCTATTGTCATCGCGTGGGCATGGAATTATACTTTAAACCGCCGCGTCACCTTTAAGCATTTTACCTTTACGACGCACCGGACTCTGGAGAGATGA
- a CDS encoding PsbP-related protein, with the protein MNRKNVITILIVVVVVLAGTTIYFTMTKNAGQQPITNQTTQPNSNATATIPTGWKVYQNKNFKFEFAYPQNWNIGDLTATTNNLLTLGMGVPGLGDDTAWINVVSENGLAKAIDLHVQNYVEGTKIEKEQIFTLDGIEGKLIYLNIGGNSPDLDRWVFVKYDSKVYNIGITYDVTPYDEEFNQILSTFKFIK; encoded by the coding sequence ATGAACAGAAAAAATGTAATCACGATCCTAATCGTCGTAGTCGTTGTGCTTGCTGGCACGACAATATACTTTACAATGACAAAAAATGCGGGTCAGCAACCAATCACAAATCAAACTACACAGCCTAATAGCAACGCAACTGCAACAATCCCCACTGGTTGGAAAGTTTACCAAAATAAGAATTTTAAATTTGAATTTGCCTATCCTCAAAATTGGAATATAGGCGACTTAACTGCTACCACTAATAATTTATTAACGCTGGGTATGGGAGTTCCTGGTCTTGGCGATGACACCGCTTGGATTAATGTTGTATCTGAAAATGGTTTAGCTAAAGCGATAGATTTACATGTCCAAAATTACGTCGAGGGAACAAAGATTGAAAAAGAACAAATATTTACACTCGACGGCATTGAAGGCAAGCTTATTTACTTGAATATAGGTGGGAATAGTCCTGATTTGGATAGATGGGTTTTTGTTAAGTATGATTCAAAGGTATACAATATTGGCATTACTTATGATGTCACACCATACGATGAAGAGTTCAATCAAATCCTCTCGACATTTAAGTTCATAAAATAA
- a CDS encoding NAD-dependent epimerase/dehydratase family protein — MNILITGGAGFIGAWLAKALHERGDVVTVIDDFSSINYRAQIKEARVEALLSGVNVVRGSILDVSLMVRLLKDKPYDCIVHFAAAPGVRYSSREPLTYARVNVEGTTAVFESAKQAGVNWVVYASSSSVYSMVQDIPFNENHSIEKVTSIYAATKRATELIAGTYWLTARIKSTGVRFFNVYGPWGRPDTLPYIVSNAIFNHAPIELKWEGNIARDFTSVHDIVRGVISVIGHPEAECELVNFGNSHPILLKELVSRLEAIIGIDAIVKSEHAIPREDPINTYADIKLAKLKYGWEPCVSLDEGLKELAEWHKKYYRADY, encoded by the coding sequence ATGAATATACTTATAACCGGTGGCGCTGGTTTTATCGGTGCATGGTTGGCAAAAGCATTACACGAACGAGGAGATGTAGTTACGGTGATTGATGATTTTTCTTCAATTAACTATCGTGCTCAAATTAAGGAGGCACGTGTTGAAGCCCTCCTTAGCGGCGTTAACGTTGTACGTGGCAGTATTCTTGATGTTTCTTTGATGGTCAGGTTGCTTAAAGATAAACCGTATGATTGCATCGTACATTTCGCAGCAGCACCCGGCGTGCGCTATTCAAGTAGAGAGCCATTAACTTACGCGCGGGTAAATGTTGAAGGAACTACTGCAGTATTTGAGTCAGCGAAACAAGCAGGAGTGAATTGGGTAGTGTATGCGTCTTCTTCTTCAGTGTATAGCATGGTTCAGGACATTCCGTTCAATGAGAATCATTCAATAGAAAAAGTTACATCGATTTATGCTGCAACCAAGCGTGCAACGGAATTGATTGCAGGGACCTATTGGCTTACTGCGAGAATTAAATCTACCGGAGTACGTTTTTTTAATGTGTACGGCCCATGGGGACGTCCGGATACCCTTCCTTATATTGTTTCTAATGCTATTTTTAATCACGCTCCTATTGAACTGAAATGGGAAGGTAATATCGCGCGTGACTTTACATCGGTGCACGATATTGTTCGCGGAGTCATTTCAGTGATTGGTCATCCCGAAGCAGAGTGTGAACTTGTCAATTTTGGTAACTCTCATCCAATCCTTCTCAAGGAGCTGGTTAGTAGGCTTGAAGCAATCATCGGTATTGATGCAATTGTTAAGAGCGAACATGCGATTCCACGAGAGGATCCCATCAATACTTATGCCGATATTAAACTTGCAAAACTAAAGTATGGATGGGAGCCATGTGTCTCATTGGATGAAGGGTTAAAAGAATTGGCGGAATGGCATAAAAAATATTACAGAGCTGATTATTAA
- a CDS encoding glycosyltransferase family 4 protein, with translation MPRLHILVFSLAYRPYVGGAEIALEEIMRRLPQYFFTVVTARAMKNFDYVKLPDIEEKDNVRVVRVGSRNRYLGQYAYPLAALKHAYREARFSKPACVWGMLESYGGIAAALYHQRFPNMPYILTMQSGDSESFWGWRTWFWQPLYKKVFSQANAIQAISKYLAERAKKYGARGEIRIIPNGVDSVFFERISDEERRRLRQELGLSDDETVVITASRLVSKNGIDTLIKGFSVWRQRGGNGVLLILGKGPQETELRKLSYKLGINTQVKFLGEIPYQELPKYYGAADIFIRPSRSEGLGNAFLEAMASGIPVIGTPVGGIPDFLTHERTGLMVPPDDPEALKDSIARLCSNPELKQKLIQEARKLALEKYSWDVVAHAMNNLFQNYVKIS, from the coding sequence ATGCCCCGTCTCCACATCCTCGTCTTTAGCCTTGCGTACCGCCCTTATGTGGGAGGCGCGGAGATTGCGCTTGAGGAGATTATGCGGCGGTTGCCGCAATATTTTTTTACCGTTGTAACGGCGCGTGCTATGAAGAATTTTGATTATGTAAAATTACCGGATATCGAGGAGAAGGACAATGTGCGCGTGGTGAGAGTGGGCTCCCGCAACCGTTACCTGGGCCAATACGCATACCCGTTGGCGGCCCTGAAGCACGCTTACAGAGAAGCGCGGTTTTCCAAGCCTGCCTGCGTGTGGGGCATGCTGGAATCGTATGGCGGCATAGCCGCGGCTCTTTATCATCAGCGATTCCCTAATATGCCATATATCCTCACTATGCAAAGCGGGGATTCAGAATCATTTTGGGGCTGGCGCACCTGGTTTTGGCAGCCGTTGTATAAGAAAGTGTTCTCACAGGCAAACGCGATTCAGGCGATATCAAAATACTTGGCAGAGCGCGCGAAGAAATATGGCGCGCGCGGAGAGATCAGAATTATCCCCAATGGAGTCGATAGTGTTTTTTTTGAACGAATCAGTGATGAGGAACGAAGGAGGCTGCGGCAGGAATTAGGATTAAGTGATGATGAGACAGTCGTCATCACCGCATCGCGTTTAGTGAGTAAAAACGGCATTGATACATTGATAAAAGGCTTTTCGGTATGGCGGCAACGAGGAGGAAACGGCGTATTGCTTATTTTAGGTAAAGGGCCTCAGGAAACGGAATTGAGAAAGTTATCGTATAAACTTGGCATAAATACTCAAGTGAAATTTTTAGGTGAAATTCCGTATCAAGAATTGCCAAAATATTACGGCGCCGCTGATATTTTTATCCGCCCGTCACGGTCTGAAGGTTTGGGAAATGCGTTTCTTGAGGCAATGGCATCAGGCATCCCGGTGATCGGCACGCCGGTAGGTGGCATCCCCGATTTTTTGACGCATGAACGCACAGGCTTAATGGTGCCGCCTGACGATCCAGAAGCACTAAAAGATTCTATTGCACGATTATGCAGCAATCCTGAATTGAAACAGAAATTAATTCAGGAAGCCCGGAAGCTCGCACTAGAAAAATATTCATGGGATGTCGTGGCTCATGCGATGAATAATTTATTCCAAAATTATGTTAAAATTTCTTGA
- a CDS encoding glycosyltransferase family 4 protein: protein MEIPARMKKILFLVTQSVWGGAQRYVFDLASHFASRGWDVTVAAGEDPEGELFARLQDTGVHAVYLSRLKRPLSPLNDVAAIAEIYQLCRSIRPQIVHLNSSKSGFLGALAARFARVPKIIYTVHGLVLKEPLAPIIKLIYWLAEWFAGKLRDVTICVSEDDHRAAIRAHIAKPQNIVTIPIGIKEISFLTRDEARLHLSKKFPPLNAAATWIGTIAGLYATKGLDTLLESAKTIIQKNPEFHFLIIGEGPERNKLEQFIAANHLQKNCHLLGHIPDAAVYLKAFDCFALPSLKEGLPYTILEALAAHIPIVATRVGGIPEVMEENAMYRLIDPKDSFALTEVILSVLSATSTVRESPPKPIPTLQTMIAATERVYLN from the coding sequence ATGGAAATACCAGCCCGCATGAAAAAAATTCTCTTCCTCGTCACCCAGTCGGTATGGGGAGGGGCGCAGAGGTATGTCTTCGACTTGGCATCGCATTTCGCATCCCGCGGATGGGATGTCACGGTCGCGGCAGGAGAAGACCCAGAGGGAGAGCTTTTTGCCCGTTTACAAGATACCGGCGTGCACGCAGTGTATCTCTCAAGACTAAAACGTCCCCTCTCGCCGCTGAATGACGTCGCCGCTATCGCAGAAATCTATCAACTTTGCCGCAGTATCCGGCCGCAAATTGTCCATCTCAATTCATCGAAGTCAGGATTTCTAGGCGCATTAGCCGCGCGCTTCGCTCGCGTGCCGAAGATAATCTATACTGTGCATGGCTTGGTGCTCAAAGAGCCTCTCGCGCCTATCATTAAGCTTATCTACTGGCTAGCGGAGTGGTTTGCGGGAAAACTGCGCGATGTCACGATTTGCGTTTCAGAAGACGATCACCGTGCGGCAATCCGCGCACATATTGCCAAGCCGCAAAATATAGTGACCATACCCATAGGGATTAAGGAAATTTCATTTCTTACACGCGACGAGGCACGATTGCATCTTTCTAAAAAATTTCCTCCCCTCAATGCTGCTGCAACATGGATCGGCACCATTGCAGGATTATATGCGACCAAGGGATTGGATACGCTGCTTGAGTCGGCAAAAACTATTATCCAAAAAAATCCAGAATTCCATTTCCTCATCATTGGCGAAGGACCGGAAAGAAATAAACTTGAGCAATTTATTGCCGCAAATCATTTACAAAAAAATTGCCACCTGCTGGGGCATATTCCTGATGCTGCCGTGTACCTAAAAGCGTTTGATTGTTTCGCACTTCCCTCGCTCAAAGAAGGCCTTCCCTATACCATCCTCGAAGCGCTTGCCGCGCACATTCCTATCGTCGCAACACGCGTGGGAGGAATTCCTGAAGTTATGGAGGAAAATGCTATGTATCGCCTCATTGATCCGAAGGACTCCTTTGCGCTTACCGAAGTGATTCTCTCGGTGCTCTCCGCAACTTCCACTGTTCGAGAATCACCACCCAAGCCGATCCCCACACTTCAAACGATGATCGCGGCGACCGAACGCGTGTATCTCAATTGA
- the gmd gene encoding GDP-mannose 4,6-dehydratase, translated as MKKALITGITGQDGSYLAELLLRKEYEVHGIIRRSSSFNTERLNQIYQDPHEQGRKLYLHYGDLGDTSSINRIIERTEPDEIYNLGAQSHVQVSFEIPEFTSNVDGLGTLRLLDAIKDTKAHVKVYQAGSSEMFGKAQETPQKETTPFHPRSPYACAKAFAYHIAVNYREAYGLFVSNGILFNHESPRRGGTFVTKKITNTLAKIKLGLAKPGVLYLGNLNARRDWGYAPEYAEAMWLILQQNTPDDYVIATGESHSVREFATRAAQLVGYNLEWRGNGMDEKGIDAKSGKVLVEIDPRYFRPSEVDMLLGDATKARENLGWTPHTSFEELVRIMMEAEFRTMGEDPAKFMQP; from the coding sequence ATGAAAAAAGCGCTCATCACCGGCATCACTGGTCAAGATGGTTCTTATCTTGCAGAGCTGCTATTGCGAAAAGAATATGAAGTGCATGGCATCATACGAAGATCATCAAGCTTTAATACCGAACGCCTCAACCAGATTTACCAGGATCCCCATGAACAGGGCAGAAAACTGTATCTCCATTATGGGGACTTGGGTGATACGAGCAGCATTAACCGCATCATTGAACGCACAGAGCCAGATGAGATTTACAATCTTGGCGCGCAAAGCCATGTTCAGGTAAGCTTTGAAATTCCAGAATTTACCAGCAACGTCGATGGTCTTGGCACTCTGCGCCTTTTAGATGCGATAAAAGACACCAAAGCGCATGTGAAAGTGTATCAGGCGGGTTCAAGCGAGATGTTCGGCAAGGCGCAGGAGACGCCGCAAAAAGAAACAACGCCATTTCATCCGCGCTCACCCTACGCCTGCGCCAAGGCGTTCGCCTACCACATAGCCGTAAATTACCGTGAAGCGTACGGGCTCTTCGTGTCTAACGGCATTCTTTTTAATCACGAATCACCCCGGCGCGGCGGCACTTTCGTCACAAAAAAAATTACCAATACTCTGGCGAAAATAAAGCTTGGTTTGGCAAAACCTGGAGTGCTTTATCTTGGCAATCTCAATGCACGGCGCGACTGGGGCTATGCGCCTGAATATGCAGAAGCGATGTGGCTTATACTTCAGCAGAATACGCCTGACGATTATGTAATCGCAACAGGCGAATCACACAGCGTACGCGAGTTCGCAACACGCGCAGCCCAGCTGGTAGGATACAACCTCGAATGGCGAGGCAACGGAATGGATGAAAAAGGCATTGATGCGAAAAGCGGCAAGGTTTTGGTAGAAATCGATCCGCGCTATTTTCGCCCTTCAGAGGTTGATATGCTGCTCGGCGATGCGACTAAAGCAAGGGAAAATCTTGGCTGGACGCCGCATACCTCATTTGAGGAACTGGTCCGCATCATGATGGAAGCTGAATTTCGCACAATGGGTGAGGATCCTGCTAAATTTATGCAACCATAA
- a CDS encoding alpha/beta hydrolase, protein MQNNKNTLNNMTYAKTQIFYVHGGNTFRNKREYLHFLKIRNPSIEKKFAWNDNYLDDKIGKQFHIIRPRMPRQDGATFAEWAIHFERFFPKLKNNLILIDQSLGGIFLAKYLSEHKFPKKILAAYLVCPPFDNTLPSETLAGGFKLKLDLSLLEKNCKKLTLIFSKNDEVVPVSHAKKYAAKLKNANILVYKHIKGHFQISEFPEIVAMIKSDIRKR, encoded by the coding sequence ATGCAAAATAATAAAAACACCCTTAATAACATGACTTACGCAAAAACTCAGATATTTTATGTTCATGGAGGAAATACGTTTAGAAACAAACGTGAATATTTGCATTTTTTAAAGATACGAAATCCGTCTATTGAAAAAAAGTTCGCATGGAACGATAATTATCTTGATGACAAGATAGGCAAACAATTTCATATCATTAGACCCCGCATGCCTCGGCAAGATGGTGCAACATTCGCTGAATGGGCGATACATTTTGAACGGTTTTTCCCGAAGCTAAAAAATAACTTAATTCTCATCGACCAGTCTCTTGGCGGCATATTTTTAGCCAAGTACTTGTCCGAGCATAAATTTCCGAAAAAGATACTGGCTGCTTATCTAGTGTGCCCGCCGTTTGATAACACCTTGCCATCAGAAACACTGGCTGGCGGCTTCAAACTCAAATTAGACTTATCGCTTCTTGAAAAAAATTGCAAAAAGTTGACCTTGATATTTTCCAAAAACGATGAGGTAGTGCCAGTGTCTCATGCCAAAAAATATGCCGCCAAGTTAAAAAATGCAAATATTCTCGTCTATAAGCACATTAAAGGTCATTTTCAAATATCTGAGTTTCCAGAGATTGTAGCAATGATTAAGTCTGATATTCGGAAACGGTAG
- a CDS encoding GNAT family N-acetyltransferase, protein MHLLIRKLQNHDAEIISSAFNEIRWNKPASQYKHYFTEQKVGKRLVLVAFVNKKFVGYLTIVWKSNYPPFKNGNIPEVVDLNVLPKYQRQKIGTKLMDEAEKIISKKSKVVGIGVGLAPGYNAAQRMYVRRGFIPDGLGVEYNEKSVKYGQKIVVDDSLTLHFTKRLNNR, encoded by the coding sequence ATGCATCTACTTATTAGGAAATTACAAAACCACGACGCAGAAATAATTTCTTCTGCCTTTAATGAAATCAGGTGGAATAAGCCAGCTTCACAATATAAACATTATTTTACTGAACAAAAAGTCGGGAAGCGATTAGTGTTGGTGGCTTTTGTAAATAAAAAATTTGTTGGCTATTTAACTATTGTTTGGAAGTCAAATTATCCACCATTCAAAAATGGTAACATTCCTGAAGTAGTAGACTTAAATGTATTGCCAAAATATCAACGACAAAAAATTGGCACTAAACTAATGGACGAGGCAGAAAAAATTATATCTAAAAAATCCAAAGTTGTGGGTATCGGAGTTGGTCTAGCACCCGGATATAATGCGGCACAACGAATGTATGTGCGTCGTGGTTTTATACCTGATGGACTGGGGGTTGAATATAATGAGAAGTCAGTTAAATATGGCCAAAAAATAGTTGTTGATGATAGTCTAACTTTACATTTTACAAAACGATTGAATAACCGATAA
- a CDS encoding helix-turn-helix domain-containing protein codes for MPENNAPSSIPLIRVSVSEAAKLFGLSDKTIRTALKNKEIKFIVIKGRYKINFESLLAWTQISLRRQNKLQRHGIGKYVKQWDISAES; via the coding sequence ATGCCAGAAAATAATGCACCTTCATCTATTCCTTTAATAAGGGTATCGGTTTCAGAGGCAGCAAAGTTATTCGGCCTCTCTGATAAAACAATAAGAACCGCGCTAAAAAATAAGGAGATTAAATTTATCGTTATCAAAGGAAGATATAAGATCAACTTTGAAAGCCTGCTCGCATGGACCCAAATATCCCTGCGGCGCCAAAATAAACTTCAGCGGCACGGTATAGGCAAATATGTTAAACAATGGGATATAAGCGCTGAATCATAA
- a CDS encoding SET domain-containing protein-lysine N-methyltransferase — protein sequence MKSYIVKKSKIHGNGLFANKNFKKGELIFGVDISKLPKLEPNAKLSEEEDLHVDYAGLGKYIVGTRPYAYINHSCDPNVLVKHETIARSKFFTMRDIKKGEQFTYDYGVNAMDQIDKELWSTKCKCGSKNCRGTLSTCFLKQPIEIQRKYYKYLPQSLKRKYKNKFLKLRGQK from the coding sequence ATGAAGTCATACATAGTAAAAAAATCTAAAATTCATGGTAACGGATTATTCGCTAATAAAAATTTCAAGAAAGGCGAACTAATTTTTGGTGTTGATATATCAAAATTACCGAAACTTGAACCGAACGCTAAGCTTTCTGAAGAAGAAGATCTTCATGTTGATTATGCAGGACTGGGAAAATACATTGTTGGTACTCGCCCTTATGCGTATATAAACCACTCTTGCGATCCAAATGTTTTGGTAAAGCATGAGACCATTGCAAGAAGTAAATTTTTTACCATGAGAGATATTAAAAAAGGAGAGCAATTCACTTATGATTATGGTGTTAATGCAATGGATCAAATTGACAAAGAATTATGGAGTACAAAATGCAAGTGTGGTTCAAAGAATTGCAGAGGCACATTATCAACATGCTTTTTGAAGCAGCCGATTGAGATACAAAGAAAATATTACAAATATCTTCCTCAATCATTGAAAAGAAAATATAAAAATAAATTCTTAAAGTTACGGGGGCAAAAATAA
- a CDS encoding methyltransferase domain-containing protein — protein MGNKSLKMNISLTDFYLLHSDKLYGDPLFKKQIIGHQRFLKFDNILSERAVFDKILIQFLEEAELTLSLINDLDLTGKDVLEIGGGLGFVYGYLQKAGINIYGIEPSDSGFDGYFNAAMQLFKIIDVDESHFYPFSAKECIKLNKQFDIIFSNNVLEHIPELDESFSAMKSVLDPYGLMVHNTVNYLIPYEPHFKMMLFPFYPKLTVLFKPSLRSSSLWNGLNFITTGKLKRICKIKNLSIEFKKDALYNTLLRLENDPMFAQRQKYFIPLYRVLKFTGLMKILVKIPIALTTPITFTIRRK, from the coding sequence ATGGGTAATAAAAGTTTAAAAATGAACATTTCACTGACTGATTTTTATCTTTTGCATAGCGACAAGTTATATGGCGACCCTCTATTTAAAAAGCAAATTATAGGTCATCAGCGATTTTTGAAATTTGACAATATATTAAGTGAAAGAGCGGTATTTGACAAAATCCTCATTCAGTTTCTTGAAGAGGCAGAATTAACCCTATCCCTCATAAATGATTTGGATCTCACCGGAAAGGATGTTTTAGAGATTGGGGGAGGGCTCGGATTCGTATATGGATATCTTCAGAAAGCAGGTATCAATATATATGGAATAGAGCCCTCAGATTCAGGTTTTGACGGATATTTTAATGCCGCGATGCAATTATTCAAAATAATAGATGTTGATGAATCACATTTTTATCCATTTTCAGCAAAAGAATGTATAAAATTAAACAAGCAATTTGACATCATATTCTCAAATAATGTCCTGGAGCACATCCCAGAGCTCGATGAGTCCTTTTCAGCCATGAAGAGCGTCCTTGATCCTTATGGATTGATGGTGCATAACACGGTGAATTATCTTATACCGTATGAGCCGCATTTTAAGATGATGCTTTTCCCTTTTTATCCAAAACTCACCGTGCTTTTCAAGCCAAGCCTAAGGAGCTCATCTCTTTGGAACGGCCTGAACTTTATTACCACTGGTAAATTGAAACGTATATGCAAAATTAAAAATCTCAGTATTGAGTTTAAAAAAGATGCATTGTACAATACCTTATTAAGATTGGAGAACGATCCGATGTTTGCGCAGAGGCAAAAATATTTCATCCCGCTATATAGAGTTTTGAAATTTACAGGTTTAATGAAAATTCTTGTTAAAATTCCCATAGCCCTCACCACCCCTATTACTTTCACAATAAGAAGAAAATAA
- a CDS encoding DUF4190 domain-containing protein translates to MNNKTETTLIIISFILVVASLFLAPLLFGIIAIILCVVALVKNSKTNTLSNGKKWLAYISIILAIISMAYAVLIVKNQVTGLIDNAKQELDTAAVKSRDAKRIADARILNTTIQIYALDTEKLPIAKDEKNNFRPFKLIKGSPDFTSLESEIKGNDSSQYITADPSDPERYYEYFSDGKIYTIKAYLEQTNVENCKEVKSGYCEFEIKGDLASALGE, encoded by the coding sequence ATGAACAACAAAACAGAAACTACACTTATTATCATTAGTTTTATTCTCGTAGTTGCAAGTTTATTTTTGGCACCCTTGCTTTTTGGCATTATAGCAATCATACTTTGTGTTGTCGCCTTGGTTAAAAACAGTAAAACCAACACTCTTTCAAATGGCAAAAAATGGTTAGCTTATATTTCTATAATATTAGCAATTATTAGCATGGCTTATGCTGTTCTAATAGTTAAAAACCAAGTTACTGGTCTTATTGATAATGCCAAACAAGAGCTTGATACGGCAGCTGTAAAATCACGTGATGCCAAAAGAATTGCCGACGCAAGAATATTAAATACCACCATTCAAATTTACGCCCTTGATACTGAAAAACTTCCTATCGCTAAAGACGAAAAAAATAATTTTCGACCGTTTAAACTGATAAAGGGATCGCCAGATTTTACTTCTCTTGAATCTGAAATAAAAGGTAACGATTCCTCGCAGTATATTACTGCCGATCCATCAGACCCGGAAAGATATTATGAATACTTTAGTGACGGTAAAATCTATACTATCAAGGCCTATCTCGAACAAACGAATGTGGAGAACTGCAAAGAAGTAAAATCTGGCTATTGCGAATTCGAAATAAAAGGAGACTTGGCATCGGCACTAGGAGAATAA